One genomic region from Saprospiraceae bacterium encodes:
- the ilvC gene encoding ketol-acid reductoisomerase, translating to MAKLNFGGVEENVVTRDEFPLEHAREVLKNETIAILGYGVQGPGQALNLRDNGFNVIVGQRSNSPTWDKAIRDGFEPGKTLFSIEEAAQKGTIIQYLLSDAAQIAAWPTIKPHLTAGKALYFSHGFGITYKERTGIIPPADIDVILAAPKGSGTSLRRMFLQGRGLNSSFAIFQDATGKARDRAIALGIGIGSGYLFETTFQREVFSDLTGERGTLMGAIQGIFEAQYTVLRENGHSPSEAFNETVEELTQSLMPLVAENGMDWMYANCSTTAQRGALDWKNKFRDATAPVFKELYASVARGDEAQRSIDSNSQPDYRAKLEVELAELRDSEMWQAGKVVRSLRPEKQ from the coding sequence ATGGCAAAACTAAACTTTGGCGGAGTAGAAGAAAATGTAGTTACCCGCGACGAATTTCCACTGGAACATGCACGGGAAGTGCTTAAAAACGAAACTATTGCGATTCTTGGTTATGGTGTGCAGGGTCCCGGACAGGCCTTGAACCTACGCGACAATGGTTTTAATGTAATCGTAGGTCAGAGAAGCAATTCTCCTACCTGGGATAAAGCAATACGGGATGGTTTCGAGCCAGGAAAAACGCTTTTTTCTATCGAAGAAGCAGCTCAAAAAGGAACCATCATCCAATATTTGCTTTCTGATGCCGCTCAAATAGCTGCATGGCCAACGATCAAACCTCATCTGACCGCGGGCAAGGCTTTGTATTTCTCTCATGGCTTTGGTATCACGTATAAAGAAAGGACCGGCATTATTCCTCCTGCGGATATAGATGTCATACTTGCTGCCCCCAAAGGGTCAGGCACTAGCTTGAGGCGTATGTTTTTGCAAGGTCGTGGACTTAACTCCAGCTTTGCCATTTTCCAGGATGCTACTGGTAAGGCCCGGGATAGAGCTATTGCGTTGGGTATCGGTATTGGATCCGGTTATCTTTTTGAAACTACTTTTCAGCGAGAGGTATTCAGTGATCTGACCGGAGAACGCGGCACCTTGATGGGAGCCATTCAAGGAATCTTTGAAGCACAATACACCGTCCTTAGAGAAAATGGGCACTCTCCCTCAGAGGCATTTAATGAGACTGTAGAAGAGCTCACTCAAAGTTTGATGCCGCTCGTAGCAGAGAATGGTATGGACTGGATGTATGCCAACTGTAGTACCACCGCTCAGCGTGGCGCCCTGGATTGGAAAAATAAATTTAGAGATGCCACTGCGCCGGTTTTTAAAGAATTATACGCTTCTGTGGCGCGCGGAGACGAAGCGCAACGTTCTATAGACAGTAACAGTCAACCTGATTATAGGGCTAAGCTCGAAGTCGAACTGGCTGAACTCAGAGATTCAGAAATGTGGCAAGCTGGCAAAGTGGTTCGAAGCCTTCGACCAGAGAAACAATAA
- a CDS encoding sugar porter family MFS transporter — translation MKNVKGNVLFWSLSVSLGGLLFGFDTAVISGGEQAIQKLWSLSNFMVGQMVAMGLYGTIVGALFGGIPAEKYGRKWTLLIIGIFFLICAIGSAMAPDVYTLMFFRFIGGLGVGASSVVAPMYISEIAPQEKRGQLTALFQFNLVLGILLAYLSNYLIGNTGEQAWRVMRGIMAIPSIAFIISLFFIPESPRWLITVKKKIEEARAILHIIDPTTVEASMAAIQAPTSGDGSSFKQFISGKFNFSILLAFLFAFFNQLSGINAVIYYAPRILEETGLGAQTALLSTAGIGLVNLIFTMLGLRMIDRFGRKYLMYIGSLGYIISLSAISIAFFLGKGSALVPILLFMFIASHAIGQGAVIWVFISEIFPNRVRSWGASLGSSTHWLFAALIAGLFPFFNEKLGGGIIFAFFAVMMVLQLLFVWKIMPETKGISLEDLEKKLTKS, via the coding sequence ATGAAAAATGTAAAAGGTAATGTCTTGTTTTGGTCTTTGTCCGTATCCTTAGGCGGTTTATTATTTGGGTTTGATACCGCAGTGATATCTGGTGGTGAACAAGCTATCCAGAAACTTTGGAGCTTAAGTAATTTTATGGTGGGCCAAATGGTGGCCATGGGCTTATATGGCACTATTGTAGGCGCTTTATTTGGAGGTATACCCGCTGAAAAATATGGACGAAAATGGACGCTGCTCATCATTGGTATATTCTTTTTAATTTGTGCTATCGGTTCGGCAATGGCCCCGGATGTATATACGCTCATGTTTTTTAGATTTATTGGGGGCTTAGGAGTAGGGGCTTCCTCAGTGGTGGCACCAATGTATATATCAGAAATTGCTCCCCAGGAAAAACGTGGTCAATTAACTGCTTTGTTCCAATTCAATCTCGTCCTTGGGATTCTATTAGCATATCTTTCAAATTATCTTATTGGCAACACTGGAGAACAGGCGTGGCGTGTCATGCGTGGGATCATGGCTATCCCTTCAATAGCTTTTATTATTTCTTTATTTTTTATTCCAGAAAGCCCGAGATGGTTGATCACCGTTAAAAAGAAAATAGAAGAGGCCAGAGCCATCCTGCATATTATAGACCCAACTACTGTGGAAGCTTCGATGGCTGCCATCCAGGCACCTACGAGCGGTGATGGATCTTCTTTTAAACAGTTTATTTCAGGCAAATTTAATTTCTCTATTCTGCTAGCTTTTTTGTTTGCATTTTTTAATCAATTATCCGGTATCAATGCGGTAATCTATTATGCGCCAAGAATCCTGGAAGAGACCGGACTAGGAGCTCAGACTGCATTGCTGTCAACAGCAGGTATTGGACTGGTCAATCTGATCTTCACTATGTTGGGCTTAAGAATGATTGATCGTTTTGGGCGTAAATATTTAATGTATATCGGCAGCCTTGGTTACATCATTTCGCTTTCAGCGATATCCATTGCATTTTTTTTAGGTAAGGGAAGTGCTTTGGTACCTATTTTATTATTTATGTTCATAGCTTCACATGCCATAGGCCAGGGAGCAGTGATCTGGGTCTTCATATCTGAGATATTTCCCAATAGAGTAAGGTCCTGGGGGGCATCCCTGGGTAGTAGCACTCATTGGTTATTTGCTGCACTCATTGCGGGTTTGTTTCCGTTTTTTAATGAAAAATTAGGCGGTGGGATCATTTTTGCATTTTTTGCAGTGATGATGGTTTTACAACTTTTGTTTGTGTGGAAAATCATGCCCGAAACCAAAGGAATTTCGCTGGAGGATTTGGAGAAAAAATTGACCAAGTCTTAA
- the yidC gene encoding membrane protein insertase YidC codes for MDRNNIIGFALIFVVLMLWSYFNTKQTQQQLVQKRIQDSIDMVQAREDSLRKLILNPEAATIEATTPSATNGVVPVTHLPTSIFNTDSAAKPGEYILENDVIKLTFNSLGGKITKAELKKYFKMVEMKKGPDLKTPLYLLDNPRNDWNLRFELTGAAVQTKDIVFKVENPTAHSIKFMASTASGQQIIQTYNLGNSYSIDYTIDAPGLNALMPNPTATLQWQNILDAKEKGVAYEKTRTTTHYKPLNEREEHLKFGGDDEEAYAGAVKWIANIQQFFNTSIIADQSFKNIKVAAVHAQDPTEYLAKLNTSADISLANNESAKLRLFIGPNEYKLLENQGNDLEDIIAFGASILGTVNRWIVRPVFNFLSGFFSNKGIVILLLTFIVKLILFPLSYKMLHSQAKMGALKPEMAHLKDKFKDDAQGMQVESMKMYREYGVNPLGGCLPMVLQMPIWLALYQFFPASIEFRQSSFLWANDLSSYDVFAKLPMKLPFYGSHVSLFTLIWVVSTLIFTHYSTKDQDFSVNPAMKYMQYLMPLFFLFFFNNSASGLTAYMAFSNILNIIQTVGGKALFFPLPKMQAELQASRNKPKKKGGFQDRLESMMKEQQQKLDQKTKQGKK; via the coding sequence ATGGATCGTAATAATATTATTGGGTTTGCCCTGATCTTCGTCGTCCTCATGTTGTGGTCGTACTTTAATACCAAGCAAACACAACAACAGCTGGTACAAAAACGAATTCAGGATTCAATAGATATGGTACAGGCCAGAGAAGACAGCCTCAGAAAGCTCATCCTCAATCCCGAAGCCGCTACCATAGAGGCCACTACCCCATCTGCTACGAATGGAGTGGTTCCGGTGACCCATCTACCAACAAGTATCTTCAACACAGATTCTGCAGCAAAACCTGGTGAATACATTTTAGAAAATGATGTAATAAAACTAACATTCAACAGCCTGGGTGGTAAAATCACCAAAGCAGAATTGAAGAAGTATTTTAAGATGGTAGAAATGAAAAAAGGGCCTGATCTCAAGACCCCACTTTACCTGCTGGACAATCCAAGGAATGACTGGAACCTTCGATTTGAGCTCACTGGAGCAGCTGTTCAAACCAAGGATATTGTATTCAAAGTTGAAAATCCAACAGCTCATTCCATAAAATTTATGGCCAGTACGGCCTCCGGCCAACAAATCATCCAAACTTATAATCTTGGCAATAGCTATTCTATAGATTATACCATTGATGCCCCTGGTCTGAATGCCCTAATGCCCAACCCTACTGCGACGCTCCAATGGCAGAATATCCTGGACGCCAAAGAAAAAGGAGTTGCATACGAAAAGACACGTACGACTACTCATTACAAACCGCTAAATGAAAGAGAAGAACACTTGAAGTTTGGTGGAGATGATGAGGAGGCTTATGCCGGGGCAGTTAAATGGATTGCCAATATTCAACAATTTTTCAACACCTCCATTATCGCTGACCAATCATTTAAAAATATTAAGGTCGCTGCGGTACATGCTCAAGATCCGACCGAATACCTGGCCAAACTCAATACTTCGGCCGATATCTCTCTGGCAAACAATGAATCGGCCAAACTCAGGCTTTTTATCGGTCCAAACGAATATAAACTTCTTGAAAATCAGGGAAATGACCTGGAAGATATCATCGCTTTTGGCGCCAGTATTTTGGGCACTGTCAATCGATGGATTGTACGACCCGTATTCAATTTTTTATCAGGATTTTTCTCAAATAAAGGAATCGTCATTTTGTTGTTGACCTTTATCGTTAAGTTGATCTTGTTTCCATTGAGTTATAAAATGCTCCATTCTCAGGCAAAAATGGGTGCCCTCAAACCAGAGATGGCTCACCTTAAAGATAAATTTAAAGACGACGCCCAGGGCATGCAGGTGGAATCCATGAAGATGTACCGTGAGTATGGTGTCAACCCATTGGGAGGTTGTCTTCCTATGGTGTTGCAGATGCCCATTTGGCTTGCTCTCTACCAGTTTTTCCCTGCTTCGATCGAATTTCGCCAGTCTAGTTTCCTGTGGGCCAATGATCTTTCTTCCTATGATGTATTTGCCAAATTACCGATGAAATTACCATTTTATGGTTCGCATGTCAGCCTATTTACCCTAATCTGGGTAGTGTCTACCTTGATATTTACCCACTATAGCACCAAAGACCAGGATTTTTCTGTCAATCCTGCTATGAAATATATGCAGTACCTCATGCCCTTATTTTTCTTATTCTTTTTCAACAATTCTGCATCCGGATTGACTGCGTATATGGCATTTAGCAACATTTTGAACATCATTCAGACCGTAGGCGGCAAAGCTTTGTTTTTTCCTTTACCTAAAATGCAAGCGGAACTACAAGCTTCACGAAACAAACCCAAGAAAAAAGGAGGATTTCAGGACCGCCTGGAATCTATGATGAAAGAACAACAGCAAAAATTAGATCAAAAAACAAAACAAGGTAAAAAATGA
- a CDS encoding T9SS type A sorting domain-containing protein: MNTEVRGSGSGLILEVKDRTFKAGERVEVSFTSPNFKGISGFQGTMSIGNKQLAIDKIEPGSLHVSDHNFGRRWENEGLITMSWNTNRSIDLEDKDVLFTLVFTAQSSGSLSEVLRVSSQKTLAESYEGKGELGNLSIRFVSQNGQEITTKSALYQNYPNPFDNRTVIGINLAEQCRGTFKVTDITGRTIKKIEKEWAKGYNEVWIDRREMKASGVLYYSFEGGSFRATKKMIIME; encoded by the coding sequence ATGAATACAGAAGTAAGAGGCAGTGGTTCAGGATTGATCTTAGAAGTAAAAGATCGCACCTTCAAAGCCGGAGAGCGGGTAGAAGTATCATTCACTTCACCCAATTTTAAAGGAATATCAGGTTTCCAGGGAACTATGTCAATAGGCAATAAACAATTGGCAATAGACAAAATAGAACCAGGAAGTCTACATGTATCAGATCATAATTTTGGTCGAAGATGGGAAAATGAAGGCCTTATCACCATGAGCTGGAATACCAATCGTAGCATAGATCTTGAGGACAAAGATGTATTATTCACTTTAGTCTTCACTGCTCAGAGTTCTGGCAGCTTGTCAGAAGTGCTTCGAGTCAGTTCACAAAAGACATTGGCGGAGAGCTATGAAGGCAAAGGAGAATTGGGCAATCTATCGATCAGGTTTGTCAGCCAAAACGGACAGGAGATCACTACAAAATCAGCGTTGTATCAAAACTATCCCAATCCATTTGATAACCGTACCGTGATCGGCATCAATCTTGCTGAGCAGTGTAGAGGCACCTTCAAAGTGACTGACATCACGGGTCGTACGATCAAAAAGATCGAAAAGGAATGGGCTAAAGGATATAATGAAGTGTGGATTGATCGTCGGGAGATGAAAGCCAGCGGAGTGTTGTATTATAGTTTTGAAGGCGGATCTTTTAGGGCTACGAAGAAAATGATAATTATGGAATAA
- a CDS encoding TonB-dependent receptor, with translation MEAAQFRGMEANRVLLVVDGVRMNNLIYRGGHLQNAITVDPNMLDRMEVLFGPASSVYGSDALGGVVHLITKSPSFGDMKKLFSHISSRYSTVNNEKMLHYDLELRSNKIAAILSATVSDYGDLKGGRNKNMFYASKYGDRLGYYRIENGKDVLINNAATPWIQTPSGYSQVDLMGKVKLKSKNLEHLINLQYSNSTDIPRYDRLTDPNRDFQYNSAEWYYGPQKRMLASYETALTGSFPLKLNINYQSVEESRHDRKINTPTLRNRTEQIDVLGFDLFHNKSQGVNQWMIGIDGQYETAHSTAYKSNIISAERGALDTRYPSGYNRMMRLGGYSIFTQNLEPKFNLQESVRVGYTGLSSDFGTNEFFKFPFQNIRQNNFVYSGNIGLNYLDTKFSRWGLVIATGFRVPNVDDLSKVFESAPGTLVVPNPDLKPEKSTTFELNYKLNYSDEKSSFSSSIYLTQLTDVIVTRPFKFNGSDLVDYQGVSSKVLANQNLSSARIFGLTMHGQAYFANDLSLVYGGNYTVGRILHQGTRTPLDHIPPISGSLSVVYDKKQTRLEFNLLGNAWKRINDYLLNGEDNEQYATPDGMPAWLVFNIMSSFQVMPNVKLGLGLENIFDTQYRVFSSGINAPGRNLTISVRANF, from the coding sequence GTGGAGGCAGCCCAATTTAGAGGCATGGAAGCTAACCGGGTACTTTTAGTCGTAGACGGTGTCCGGATGAATAATCTTATCTACAGGGGGGGGCACCTACAAAATGCTATCACCGTAGATCCTAATATGCTGGACCGAATGGAGGTCTTGTTTGGGCCAGCATCATCAGTTTATGGGTCGGATGCCTTAGGGGGTGTAGTCCACCTGATCACCAAGAGCCCCTCCTTTGGAGATATGAAAAAACTATTTTCACACATTTCCTCCAGGTATAGTACCGTAAACAATGAAAAGATGTTGCACTATGATCTCGAATTAAGGTCTAATAAAATAGCTGCCATTTTATCAGCTACTGTCTCTGACTATGGTGATTTAAAAGGGGGCAGAAATAAAAATATGTTCTATGCTTCCAAATATGGAGACCGATTAGGGTATTATCGTATAGAAAACGGCAAAGATGTACTGATCAATAATGCTGCTACCCCTTGGATACAAACGCCTTCAGGTTACTCTCAGGTTGATCTAATGGGGAAAGTGAAATTAAAATCTAAAAACCTCGAACATCTGATAAACCTGCAATATTCCAATTCGACAGATATCCCCCGTTATGATCGGCTCACCGATCCCAATCGGGATTTTCAGTACAATTCGGCTGAGTGGTATTATGGGCCGCAAAAACGAATGCTGGCAAGCTATGAGACAGCCCTCACCGGAAGCTTTCCTCTTAAACTAAATATCAACTATCAATCTGTCGAGGAAAGCAGACATGATCGAAAAATAAATACTCCTACCCTACGCAATAGAACAGAGCAGATTGATGTCCTTGGATTCGACTTATTTCACAATAAAAGCCAGGGGGTAAACCAATGGATGATTGGTATCGATGGTCAATATGAAACTGCCCATTCTACCGCTTATAAATCAAATATCATCAGTGCCGAAAGGGGTGCTCTGGACACCAGATATCCTTCCGGCTATAATCGAATGATGAGATTAGGGGGCTACTCCATATTCACTCAAAATCTTGAGCCCAAGTTTAATCTTCAGGAGAGTGTACGCGTTGGCTACACGGGGCTTTCATCAGATTTCGGCACCAACGAGTTTTTTAAGTTTCCGTTCCAGAATATCCGGCAAAATAATTTTGTCTATTCCGGCAATATTGGTTTAAACTACCTGGACACCAAATTTTCCCGATGGGGCCTTGTGATTGCTACCGGATTCAGGGTGCCCAATGTCGATGACTTGTCTAAAGTTTTCGAATCTGCTCCAGGCACCTTGGTAGTGCCCAATCCAGACCTCAAACCTGAAAAATCGACCACTTTTGAATTAAACTATAAGCTGAACTATTCAGACGAGAAGTCATCCTTTAGCTCAAGTATTTATCTGACTCAATTGACTGATGTCATAGTGACCAGGCCGTTTAAATTTAATGGCAGTGACCTAGTCGATTACCAGGGAGTATCCAGCAAGGTTTTGGCCAATCAAAATCTATCCTCAGCGCGCATCTTTGGACTTACGATGCATGGCCAGGCATATTTTGCCAATGATTTAAGTCTTGTCTATGGTGGCAATTATACTGTAGGCCGGATCCTGCACCAGGGCACAAGGACACCGCTTGATCATATTCCGCCAATATCGGGCTCATTGTCAGTGGTCTATGATAAAAAACAAACCAGGTTAGAATTTAACCTATTGGGAAATGCCTGGAAGCGAATCAATGATTACCTGCTCAATGGAGAAGACAATGAACAATATGCCACCCCAGATGGTATGCCGGCATGGCTGGTATTCAATATAATGAGTTCCTTCCAGGTAATGCCCAATGTTAAACTTGGGCTTGGATTGGAAAATATATTTGATACTCAGTATAGAGTTTTTTCGAGTGGGATCAATGCCCCTGGCAGAAATCTGACTATTAGTGTGAGGGCTAATTTCTAA
- a CDS encoding NAD(P)-dependent glycerol-3-phosphate dehydrogenase codes for MNQVAVIGAGSFGIAIAKLLSHNVDVLVVSRSPDTLKKINEDHFLFQTPLSTRIRATQSLEEGIASSKLIFPIIPSDNFPQMIKEASAFLTPAHILIHGTKGFVLSGIDETELVAKTLRKDQVLTMSDLIRKETSVLRIGCLSGPNLAKEILVDQPTATVIASEFDEVIQVGIQVLSSKKFFVFGSNDLKGAQIAGTLKNIIAIGSGMLDGLGMGKNIQAILITRGLSEIIHFGQKMGASNTAFLGTAGIGDLIATATSPDSRNYQFGKRLGKGENFNQIMGTSDELAEGVRTLKIVYFLLQAYDLRSPIIEILYKVVYENMDIMEGINMLMRYPIKKDVDFMEES; via the coding sequence ATGAACCAAGTAGCAGTGATAGGTGCTGGCAGCTTTGGGATAGCCATTGCAAAGTTACTGTCCCATAATGTCGATGTCCTGGTTGTGAGTAGAAGTCCGGATACATTGAAGAAGATTAACGAAGACCATTTTTTGTTTCAGACTCCCCTTTCTACACGTATCAGGGCTACCCAATCTTTAGAAGAAGGCATCGCATCCAGCAAACTCATTTTCCCTATCATTCCTTCCGACAACTTTCCTCAAATGATCAAAGAAGCGTCTGCTTTTTTGACTCCAGCTCATATCCTGATACATGGCACCAAAGGCTTTGTCCTTTCAGGTATAGACGAAACCGAACTCGTAGCCAAGACCCTCAGAAAAGATCAGGTACTTACGATGAGTGATTTGATAAGGAAAGAAACTTCGGTATTGAGAATAGGCTGTCTTAGTGGTCCAAACCTGGCTAAAGAAATATTAGTGGATCAGCCCACTGCCACAGTGATCGCGAGTGAATTTGATGAAGTGATCCAGGTCGGAATTCAAGTGCTGAGTAGCAAGAAATTTTTTGTATTCGGCAGTAACGACCTCAAAGGTGCACAAATAGCAGGTACTTTAAAAAATATTATCGCCATTGGCAGCGGTATGCTGGATGGGCTCGGTATGGGCAAAAATATCCAGGCTATCCTCATCACGCGAGGACTGAGTGAAATCATTCATTTTGGTCAAAAAATGGGAGCTAGCAACACGGCATTTTTAGGAACAGCCGGCATAGGTGATCTGATCGCTACCGCCACCAGCCCCGATAGCCGGAATTATCAATTTGGCAAGCGATTGGGTAAAGGTGAAAATTTTAACCAAATCATGGGTACCAGCGATGAGCTCGCCGAAGGTGTGCGCACCTTAAAGATCGTATACTTTCTCCTTCAGGCATACGATCTTAGATCTCCGATCATCGAGATCCTGTACAAAGTAGTCTACGAAAATATGGATATCATGGAAGGGATCAACATGCTTATGAGATATCCCATAAAAAAAGATGTCGATTTTATGGAAGAATCTTGA
- a CDS encoding DUF2130 domain-containing protein has protein sequence MQKINCPACGHGFHAEEVISQKLTRELEKQFHEKEHALQNEVNKRLQLLEQKEKELESKKLRENEIFAEKLEKEKSKIIEHLKTQNDKDYQLRLFTMENERKDMSERLEKLTKAAIENEQLKRKMDSMQSQIELKMQEKLTEELNRQKEDIRQDEQKRSELRQKEYEKQLEDQRKIIDSLQRKSHQGSMQLQGEVQEMAIEEFLRDQFPMDEIEEIRKGARGADCLQRVHTRNIANAGTIYYESKRTKDFQANWIEKLKDDMRLVGADLGILITQTMPKDMPHMGERQGVWICSFDEYKPLIPVLRHGLIQVAEAMHSQENKADKLTMLYDYLTGNDFKMQIEAIVEGFRQMQEDLQKEKIAMHRIWAQREKVIEKVMINTSEFYGSVKGIAGSAIPSVSVLDLPGEY, from the coding sequence ATGCAAAAAATAAATTGTCCGGCTTGTGGACATGGTTTTCATGCGGAGGAAGTCATTAGTCAAAAACTTACGCGTGAATTAGAAAAACAATTTCACGAAAAAGAACATGCTCTCCAGAATGAAGTCAACAAGAGGCTTCAGCTTCTCGAACAGAAAGAAAAAGAACTTGAATCTAAAAAGCTTCGGGAAAATGAAATTTTTGCTGAAAAATTAGAGAAGGAGAAATCAAAAATCATAGAGCATCTAAAAACTCAAAATGACAAAGACTACCAGCTTCGTCTGTTCACCATGGAAAACGAGCGTAAGGATATGTCTGAGCGTCTGGAGAAACTCACCAAAGCAGCCATTGAAAATGAACAATTAAAGCGTAAGATGGATTCTATGCAATCGCAGATCGAGCTAAAGATGCAAGAAAAGCTTACTGAAGAGCTCAACCGCCAAAAGGAGGATATCAGACAGGATGAACAAAAAAGATCAGAATTGCGTCAAAAGGAATACGAAAAACAACTAGAGGATCAGCGCAAAATAATTGACTCCCTTCAGCGGAAGTCACATCAAGGATCCATGCAATTACAAGGAGAGGTGCAAGAGATGGCCATTGAAGAATTTCTCAGGGACCAATTCCCGATGGACGAAATAGAAGAAATTCGAAAAGGTGCCAGAGGTGCAGACTGCCTCCAAAGAGTGCATACCCGAAATATCGCTAATGCCGGCACCATCTATTATGAGAGTAAGCGCACCAAAGACTTTCAGGCAAATTGGATCGAAAAATTAAAAGATGATATGCGACTGGTTGGGGCCGATTTGGGCATCCTTATTACCCAAACTATGCCTAAGGATATGCCGCACATGGGCGAGCGACAAGGTGTATGGATCTGTAGTTTTGATGAATACAAACCGCTTATTCCTGTCCTACGCCATGGACTTATACAGGTAGCAGAGGCTATGCATTCGCAGGAAAATAAAGCAGATAAACTAACCATGTTATACGATTACCTCACTGGAAATGACTTTAAAATGCAAATCGAGGCCATTGTCGAAGGTTTTCGTCAAATGCAGGAAGATCTTCAAAAAGAAAAAATAGCGATGCATCGGATATGGGCTCAAAGAGAAAAAGTGATTGAAAAAGTAATGATCAATACTTCAGAGTTTTATGGTAGTGTCAAAGGCATAGCGGGCAGTGCCATCCCTTCCGTAAGTGTGCTGGACCTACCCGGTGAGTATTAA
- a CDS encoding OmpA family protein translates to MKYYLLFFMFVPLGLDAQSTPGPQTEYKTISIFFRGGSYYVDDTEKEKVRDFLSKEILSNFEIHIHSHTDNIGGVKFNEWLSKMRSQSALEFLTEDGVPTNKLFIKDHGLEDPNFDNSTWDGRLKNRRVDVVLWPLPF, encoded by the coding sequence ATGAAGTATTATTTGTTGTTTTTTATGTTCGTTCCGTTAGGGTTAGATGCCCAATCTACTCCAGGCCCTCAGACGGAGTATAAAACCATCAGTATATTTTTTAGAGGAGGTTCCTACTATGTCGACGACACCGAAAAAGAAAAAGTCCGGGATTTTTTAAGTAAAGAAATACTGAGCAATTTTGAAATTCATATCCATAGTCATACAGACAATATCGGTGGTGTAAAATTTAATGAGTGGCTTTCTAAAATGAGGAGCCAATCTGCACTAGAGTTTCTTACAGAGGACGGAGTGCCTACCAATAAATTATTTATCAAAGATCACGGGCTCGAAGATCCCAATTTTGACAACAGTACTTGGGATGGACGGTTAAAAAACAGGAGAGTAGATGTGGTGCTGTGGCCACTCCCCTTCTAG
- a CDS encoding bifunctional methionine sulfoxide reductase B/A protein produces the protein MNNWLLILMLLANMSQCSENGSAPNTSDAAMAAHEHFDEIVNSDIDTSWTEKVVKSKAEWKKILTADQYYITREQGTERPFSSPLNDNHDKGVFICLSCKNPLFSSETKFNSGTGWPSFYAPFYSRSLQVSMDNSQGMVRDEISCARCDAHLGHVFNDGPKPTGLRYCMDGVALQFVKNAVIQTNSKAVFAAGCFWCLEAVFENIKGVKSVVSGYAGGTEKNPTYEQVGSGMTGHAESVEVVYDPSQVSFKDLVRVFFAAQDPTQVNGQGPDHGTQYRTIAFYRNSEEKKIIEDYIASIKGQYSKPIAAQVVPVATFWLAEDYHQDYVKHHPENPYVQHESIPRMNRAFAAVKDLLKKGM, from the coding sequence ATGAATAACTGGTTATTAATCCTCATGCTATTAGCGAACATGTCACAATGCAGTGAAAATGGGTCCGCTCCAAATACTTCTGACGCTGCAATGGCCGCCCATGAACACTTCGACGAAATCGTCAATTCCGATATCGATACTTCCTGGACGGAAAAAGTGGTCAAATCTAAAGCAGAATGGAAAAAAATCCTGACTGCCGATCAATATTATATAACCAGGGAGCAGGGCACAGAGAGACCTTTTTCAAGTCCCCTCAATGATAATCACGATAAAGGGGTATTTATCTGCCTTAGCTGTAAAAATCCTTTATTCTCTTCTGAAACAAAATTTAATTCTGGTACAGGATGGCCTAGTTTTTATGCCCCTTTTTATAGTCGCAGCCTCCAGGTGTCGATGGATAACTCCCAAGGTATGGTCAGGGATGAAATCTCCTGCGCCCGCTGTGACGCTCATTTGGGTCATGTATTCAATGATGGCCCAAAGCCTACGGGTCTCAGGTATTGTATGGATGGGGTCGCACTCCAATTTGTAAAGAATGCTGTGATTCAAACTAACTCCAAGGCAGTATTTGCAGCTGGTTGTTTTTGGTGCCTGGAGGCTGTGTTCGAAAACATCAAAGGAGTTAAATCAGTGGTTTCAGGTTATGCAGGTGGCACGGAGAAAAATCCTACTTATGAGCAAGTGGGTTCAGGAATGACCGGTCATGCCGAGTCAGTTGAAGTCGTTTACGATCCTTCGCAGGTAAGTTTTAAAGACCTCGTCCGGGTGTTTTTTGCTGCCCAGGACCCAACACAAGTGAATGGACAGGGTCCTGATCATGGTACTCAATATAGAACGATCGCTTTTTACAGGAATAGTGAGGAGAAAAAAATTATTGAAGACTATATTGCTTCTATAAAAGGTCAATATTCAAAACCTATTGCCGCTCAAGTGGTACCCGTTGCAACCTTTTGGTTAGCAGAAGATTATCATCAAGATTATGTAAAACATCATCCTGAAAATCCTTATGTGCAACATGAATCGATACCCAGGATGAATCGTGCTTTTGCTGCTGTAAAAGATCTCCTGAAGAAGGGAATGTAA